In Labrus mixtus chromosome 22, fLabMix1.1, whole genome shotgun sequence, the genomic window AGACGGATCAGAGGTGTGTTTGTCAGTTCTGCACTGAGTCGGAACACAAGCAACATGTCTTTGTTCCCATGATGGAAGCGTACAAGGTAAAGAGGGACAAACTGGTGAAGTTAGACACCGAAATTCAGCAGACGATTCAGGAGAGACATCTGAAGATTCAGGAGATGAAGGATTCAGTGGAGCTCAGCAGGGCAGATACTGACCGGGAGAAATTATACAGCGTGCAGGTCTTCACAGCTCTGATCCGGTCTGTCGAGGAAGGCCTGGCTCAGCTTCTTGACTTACTTGAGgagaagcagaaaacaacaaaggagAAGGCTGAAGGCTTCATCAAAGAGCTGGAAGATGAAATCTCTGAgctgatgaagagaaacactgAAGTGGAGCAGCTCTTAAGCACTGAAGACCACCTCCAGTTCCTCCAAAACCTCCCATCCCTGAACCCTGATCACCCACCCACTAAAGACTGGACGAAGGTCAGAGTTCACTCATCGTATGAGGGGATGGTGAGGAGCGCTGTGGCTAAGCTGGAGAAGAAACTCAGTGAAGAAGTGAAGAAGCAGCTTGAGCTGAGGAGGATCCAGCAGTATGCAGTGGACGTCACTCTGGATCCTGATACTGCATATCCATTTCTCATTCTGTCGGATGACGGGAAACAAGTATATTATGGTAAAAAACAGAATCTCCCAGACAACCCAGAGAGGTTTTCTATGACAGCTTGTGTTTTGGGAAAGCAGATTATTTCTGCaggaaagttttattttgaggttgaggttaaaaataaaagtaaatgggATTTAGGAGTGGCCCGAGGATCAATTAACAGGAAGGAAACAATCTCAGCAAGACTAGAGACAGGCCCTTGGATTCTGAGGTTGATGAATGGAGGTGATTACAAAGCTGTCGGCGgcgttctcctctctctgaagTGGAAGCCTCAGAAGGTGGGCGTGTTTGTGGATTACAAGGAGGGTGTGGTCTCTTTCTATGATGTAGATGCAGCAGCTCTCATCTACTCGTACACCGGCTGTAACTTCACTGAGAAACTCTTCCCCATCTTTGGTCCCTGTTCAGATGACCGTGCCCCTCTGATCATCACTCCTGTGAGCCAAACAcagtaaataaatcattaaatgatcTCAGTGTGAGATAAGCTTTGTGTTGGTGGTGAAGCAGAGAGCACCATTAAAACACCTGCCCATAGATGATGTATTGATTTGAGATCTAGTGAATCCAACTAAATTAAAGATTGTGTCAGGACTACGTGATTGTGACGGCCCTATGACCTTTACTGAGAGCACCTGGGTCCGATGCTCACAGTCACTATAAAACCTGCCACCATAGTCTACTTAGAGAGAcggattttttttaaggcaatGGCCacatgtgacttcctgtgcttctgcagccagcctctagtggacactcgaggaactgcaggattttactcTTCAGCATCGGCCTAATTTTTACAccctggaggttgctgctttgttcacaccttattttgttttattggcCTAGTTCTTCtaatttggtttgtaaactttatatttctttgttgggtcaaataaaaatccaccttttctttaaaatgaatctCGTGTCATGTGCTGCTTGGTCCCTAACacttgtattaaaaaaattaatgtcaataatttaaatttatcccacactttttttctaaatgaatcTGTCAatggaattattattattattattatgatgtgtTTGATAATTGTCCTTGTAACTTAATTGGTACGTCTTCTTGTTTGTGCTTTCCTTCAAGTCCTTTAAAGTTACACGCTTAATGATGTGCAATACTCCAGCACTGTGACACTTTAATACTCTGACACTTTACCTCCCTTAGCACCAcctgaagcactttgaactctgatggtcacttcatggtttgttctgaACAAAGTCAAACAGCCGCTCTTTATACTGGTATGTGTCTCTGTTAATTCATGTACgatatatgttgttgttttgtcattacTTCCAAGGGACTACAGGTGGAAATTAGCCTTTGACAATAATCTGGcatatttatgtttatgatcattaatgtgcactgtccctatttaaaaaaaagtttactgtAAAACTCCAAATAATAGCTCATGTTTTTAATATGTAATTCACTCTATGAAAATGACTCTGCCATCactttttacttatttttgatctgcaaactatttcaacaataaatgcaaaaagatCCTCTGATGGAGagctgcctttatttgtcaaaaattAGCAGTAACCACCAGGCCGGTAAAAAGGAGCCTGGGACTCATattgggatgggcttttatttgaagttttacggtataagaaaaaaaaaaaggggggagagaaatgaaactgaaacttATCTCTTCAGAAGAATATTTTCTCTCCAGGAGTCAGAGTTTCTTCTTCGTCTTGACTTTGACAGAAAAACCCTAAAAGATACTCAGGTGAGTAACGTGCAGGATGTGTGTTTAAACAGagtaatgtttgatttattgttctTATCCCATCATTGAGTTTTTTATTCAATGTGGAATCACAGAACAGATCTGTAAGGTGGCGCCTATAAATCaaatattatcatcatcatcaggtcagattttgttatttagtgagtttaaagaaggaaagagactttattttctgatttttctgctcgtaatatttacaatctatggGACAATTATATCAAAGAGATCAATcttactgctgtttttatttttttccataattTTGATTTTGGACTTTTCTGAGCCGTGCGCATGCGCAAAGTGGTTCTTCTCCTGCACGCAACTTCAGGAGCTTCTTTTGATTTGTGAGGAGATTTGTGTTGATGTTAGACTATATTTAGAAAAAActatgatgtgtgtttgtgttcggAGATGGACTGTAGCCTCACTAATAGTCACACCGATGTTATTAGACCAGACATATCTTGAACTATATAAAGCATAAGGAGAGTTAGTACAGCAGTGTGTGAAGGAGAGGCCTGCTGGTTCGTCTGCACATTTACCTgcttaaataaacacagaaactatccaacaaaaacatgatcagCTATGTAGAAAATTccattttataaatgtaaatcaAAGATCACGGAAATGATTAGATCCCTCAAGCCATCAAAAGCAAAAGATGATTTTGGGATGGACACAACAATGGTTAAGGATCTTGGTGCAGCATTAGCCAAACCCATCACCAAAATCATTAATCTCTCAATATCACAGGGTGAATTCCCAAGGGTGTGGAAATCTGCCGTTATTTCACCAATTTACAAATCTGGTGATCCCCATTCACCATGCAATTATAGGCCCATCAGCATTCTTCCTATTATGTCTAAAGTTGCAGAGAAATGGGCAGCTGAGCAAATGATACATCACCTGAACAATAGCTCTTATCACCTGCATCCAATGCAGTTTGGATTCAGATCCAACCACTCAACAGAGACAGCTAATTGCTTCttcattgaaaaaaatcaaatcactgCTAGATAGCCGTGGCATTGTTGGTGCTGTCTTTCTGGATCTCAGAAAAGCATTTGCCACTGTAAATCACAGGGTTCTTCTATCTAAGTTATCCACCTTTAATTTCTCTGCTGATGCACTTAAATGGGTAGAATCATATCTCTCCAACCGCTCTCAAAGTGTGCGAATACTTAATTATCAATCTGATGCCCTCTGCTTGTCCACTGGCTTTCCGCAGGGATCTATACTGGTCCCACTTTTATTCTGCTTGTATGTAAATGACCTGCCATCTGTGTGTCCTGAGGctaacattcaaatgtatgctGACGTTACAGTTTTGTATGTGCACAGTTTAACAAAAGCAGAAGTTGCTTCAAAACTAACAACCGCAATGGTCAAAATTACAGCATGGCTTAATCAGTGCTGTCTCCAACTTAACGTGTCTAAAACTGTTGGTATGTTCTTCACTAAAACAAATGACTCAAACATAGATCAAGATATACTTGTGTCAGGAGAAAAACTACAGATTGTAAAAGAATTCAAATACCTTGGCATTATACTTGACTCCAACCTGAACTTTAaagcacatgtaaaaaaaagtctgtaaacaaattaaatttaacCTTGCCAACTTCAGATTTATCAGAACCTCCATGTCCACTGAAGCAGCCAAGATGTACATGCATTCAGTGATTTTCTCATATATGACCTACTGTTTGACAAGCTGGTCTCAGGCAAGTCACACCACATTAAAACCACTACAGTCTTTGtataaacagacaatacaaGTTTTAGATAAAAAAACCAAAGCAATTCCACCACTGTTCAATCCTCAAAAAATACCACCTCCTGAGCTGGGAGAACatgattaaacacaaaaatgcatGCCTCCTTTATAAAATCACAAATGGTTTGGCCCCTCCCCCACTCAGAGAGTTTGTAAGCATacgaacaaacacacatcacttCACGAGGGGTGTCTCAAGAGGCGACTGCATTATTCCTCTAAGGAAGGGAATAACATCTGCCAGCACTAAACCTGTTCCGCtctctgctgcccccttgtgTCTGATGAATGtgtcctgttttttaaatgaatgtggcctgCATGTTAGTTGTCTGTTAAGGTGAGCTTCAGGTATAGCTCACTCAATGTTTTATATATGGCTTTGTGTAATGTGTAATTTGTACATGTTTATTGTATATAGTGTtacatgttgtcttgttgtgtgcaCGTTACATTTACTTTAGTAGGTTATTGGATATGTGCTTTTACTAATActtgtttttgtagcttttagcaatgtttcaatttgttttgtttttttagggagccttttataaaatctggccagggacaacagatgaaaattagccttttggctaactctggcatatttactgaaatgtttattaatatgcagtgtccctgtaaaaaaaaaaaaataaacatagaaaagtacttttaaaaatgtcttacaGTTGGTCAGTGTActctccattttttatttattgaattagcacagtgcacattaatcatcATATCAGCATATAGCATCCATGTAAATATGctggaattagcacaaaagctaaaTGTCCTATAAGGTAGTTActaaaaaatatcatcaaacacatttacaattaCAGGACAGCTCACAAAAGAACCCACAGACGATTTTACAAACAATATGGAGACAATTTTCATGTAAGAAATAACAGATATACATGCAATTAGCTAATTtgaaaaacaggaagagcaaGAAACCCCTGGGAAAAGGACCGATTTTATAAATGACTACATCAACCAATGTGAGTTTTCTTATAAAGGTTAAGTCATTCTCACAATCCCTGATATGTGATGGTAATTAGTTccaggaatgtgtgtgtatttggtaTTTGGCCAGCGTTTTATTATACCCCTCTACGAtagaataaattattttaaaaatgcccTTTGCGCAGCTGCAAATGTGTCTTTCCTTCTGGGTCTGTTTACAATCGACTCTCTGCCTCACCCATTTGTTCCGCCCACAACACTATCTGATTGGCCAGACGTCACATGAGTAATATCCATTTAAACAAAGTCTTGTGTTGGAGTCTGTTATATTCCAAATTCTAAATTTTGACAGaaagattttcatttttagtTTAGATACGCCGGTTTCAAatattagggcccgaccgatacaagatttttggggccaataCTGATATTGATATTTGggagtgtaaaaaaacagatatatcagctgatatctttcttagatcaaTGTTCGATCTGCAGAGATAGATACACACTTATTTGTGTTGATCCCTAATATGCAGTTATCAAAcccttgtggaaaagatttataacaaagacaggatggtcactcagctggaaagtaactgagcatgtacgtgcatcaccgctcgacactctggagagtgatgatgctttttataatccatatagcgctggtgacagagaactgctagtgtcatgcgatgaaactcaaatgaaatgctatttgactggtgaattaATCGAGTaatatcagcgcatatctgTGATGCCAGTAGCCGAGACCGATAGTCACaggatattatcggctggccgattaatcggtcgtgCTCTACCAAATGTCGGTAAAAGGTCTAATGAACTTTTAATAATAGGTAATAGAACAATTAAAAAGTTGGATTTATTTTCAATCTTGTTTTATAGAAATGTCTGCCGCCAGCTGCATGCTATCTGAGGAGCAGTTTCTGTGCTCCATCTGTCTGGATGTGTTCACTGATCCAGTCTCCATACCATGTGGACACAACTTCTGCAAGAGCTGCATCACTCATCACTGGGATGTTAATGCCCCGTGTCAGTGTCCGTTGTGTTCAAAGGTTTTTAACAGTAGACCTGAGCTTCACGTCAACACGTTCATATCAGAGATGGCTGCTCAGTTCAGACAGTCGGCTgtgaagaaaagcagcagaatgtctctgaagaaaaacaccaacTCTGGAGAGGTTCTGTGTGACGTCTGCACTGAATCCAAACTGAAGGCTCTAAAGTCCTGCCTGGTGTGTCTGACCTCCTACTGTGAGACTCACCTGGAGCCTCATCACAGAATCTCAGGCCTGAAGAGACACGAGCTGATTGATCCTGTGGAGAACCTGGAGGACAGAATCTGTAAGCGTCACGGCAGACCTCTGGAGATGTTCTGCAAGACGGATCAGAGGTGTGTTTGTCAGTTCTGCACTGAGTCGGAACACAAGCAACATGTCTTTGTTCCCATGATGGAAGAGTACAAGGTAAAGAGGGACAAACTGGTGAAGTTAGACGCCGAAATTCAGCAGAAGATTCAGGAGAGACATCTGAAGATTCAGAAGATGAAGGATTCAGTGGAGCTCAGCAGGGCAGATACTGACCGGGAGACAG contains:
- the LOC132956647 gene encoding E3 ubiquitin-protein ligase TRIM39-like; amino-acid sequence: MSAASCMLSEEQFLCSICLDVFTDPVSIPCGHNFCKSCVTHHWDVNDQCQCPLCSKVFNSRPELHVNTFISEMAAQFRQSAVKKSSRMSLKKNTNSGEVLCDACTESKLKALKSCLMCLTSYCETHLEPHHRISGLKRHELIDPVENLEDRICKSHGRPLEMFCKTDQRCVCQFCTESEHKQHVFVPMMEAYKVKRDKLVKLDTEIQQTIQERHLKIQEMKDSVELSRADTDREKLYSVQVFTALIRSVEEGLAQLLDLLEEKQKTTKEKAEGFIKELEDEISELMKRNTEVEQLLSTEDHLQFLQNLPSLNPDHPPTKDWTKVRVHSSYEGMVRSAVAKLEKKLSEEVKKQLELRRIQQYAVDVTLDPDTAYPFLILSDDGKQVYYGKKQNLPDNPERFSMTACVLGKQIISAGKFYFEVEVKNKSKWDLGVARGSINRKETISARLETGPWILRLMNGGDYKAVGGVLLSLKWKPQKVGVFVDYKEGVVSFYDVDAAALIYSYTGCNFTEKLFPIFGPCSDDRAPLIITPVSQTQ